The genomic DNA CACCTTTGCCTGCAACTTGTCTTCTCCGATCGATTAAACCTTCGCCCATCTAGTCGACATCTTCTCACATTGATGGccatttgggggggggggggggagagagagatggcaagGAGGGCTGCATGGATTTCGATCACCAATATTGGAGAGCCTTTTTAAGTTGTCAAAATTTTGGCGAGAGAAAATAGATATATCGAGATTTGTTGGAGCTGATTTTCTTGCCTTCTCTCTTCAATTTTTAACTTGACGAGCAGAAAATGCCACCATTGAAGTCAGTCTAACTAACTAACTGGTTTGGCGATCCAGTGAAAAGTTCAAATAAATAGACTTTTGCTAAAGTTAACTTGCCATGCGCATTGCTAACCTAAACTTCATTTATTAATGGcaaaaaaatatgttctatatccttaaaattaaaattgcttGAAACGGGCCAGAATTTACGTTGGAACTTGGACCAATGAGCGGCAACCCAGCTCCGGCCCAAACTATTGTGGGCTGAAACGAACCCAATTGCTCTAGTCACAAGTCAGAACAGTGGTCTGTGGGTGGGTGTCTCAAtcttgttttgaattttgacttcTTTTAGGTAATGTTTTATTAAGTATAggtgattcaaaaaaaaaaaaaaaagagtaagatataaaaaatattttaaataaaaatattattaaatttatctaacaatcttgtaaaagaaattaataaagataaatttatctttttccttccaaataaatataagaaaaaacaatttatatgtgacccataaaaatattgaaatattttttaattttatcttaatttaaaaaaaaattaattttatcttagtataattttatcttattcattttaataaacactgTCTTAATATGTCAAATAAATAGAAGTGATGATACAAAAGGATCTATGAtatacttgaaatatttttaagagtACGTTGTAGTAAATGGTGTTGCCAGAAATTTTGGTCAAGgtggacaaaaattaaattttaaattttaaattttatttaaaattaaataatataaaaaaattaaaataatataatattaaaaaatatatatcaataaattatacaatcaacgcattttcatattttaataatgttgtataataacaatattattaattttattaaatatctattttttaatatacataactAAATTATCGTTCAATTATTAATCTCCAATTCAATTGTGTAGCTGAGTGTTGATAAGTTTTATGATAGATTGTCGTTCAATCAttgatctccaattcaattACGTAACTGACTCTTGATaaattttatgacaaaaaatatattttttatcataatttcaaatatgtaattgacaaatttgtaagaaaaatgaaaaaaaattaatgcctttaattaaaacacagttaaagaaacaaccaagaaatgttaacatacacaaaagaaaaatgggtcaaatttttatatatcttatttataattttcaaccaatattgaaaaaaatacgGGCAATCGTCACCAACCATCGTGACCAATGATTTTCGACAATCAAAGGCAACCACTCAACATTCTTATTATCACcaaccaacatatccaaaaactaGTAAAATCTAACGACcaaattttataaatctaaatttaaatttctaggCAAATCCAATGCACATAAATACATTGGCAATTGCTACCAGCCAGCGTAGCCCATAGTTTTTGGCAATCAAAGACAAACACCTGACACTCCTATTCCCATCGACCAATATattcgaaatccaaaattttttaaaacttcaggtggacatttaaaaaaaataaaataaaaaatattaaattattatatataataattttttaaaaaatcaaggGCGGGCAACTACATGGCTCCGCCACTGGTAGTAGttcataattattaatatatatcacaGAAATATTGGGACAGAGGCTCCATATTTAAGCAAATACTGTATTATCTCCCCTAGCGAGCCAATAGGCATggtgtttttaaattttaatttttaatcttcaaaatcatttctaaatttattaatgtgttttttttttttttatttgacattttgtttttatttttaatttcaataataGTTTGATATATGTAAAGCATTATGATTGACAAAAATTATAATCCTTGTTCAAATAATACCTgaatcttaattataattaaactgGAGTTTTGCATGTCATTGTCTCATGGTATGGTATAAAAGCAAAATGCCAGCCAGCAATGAGCAATTGCAATTTGCTCGTATATTATTAACAATACAACAAATGAATGAATGTATCAGCTCACTAACAACAAGTAACAACTAACAATCTCTACTTCCTAATGAAAGAcccatttccatttccttttcttcttcatctcccaaAATCAGACCAAAGTGGAACAGGAAGTAGTGGTGGGATCATAGAGCGCAGGAACAAGGTATTTCCTCCCATTGGCACCATGCGCATTGTAGCTCCCACCAGTCGCCGGGTCCACCAACAGCTCGCCGGCGTAGCCAGGGTACGCTCCCTTCCCGTATAGCCCGGCGCAAGCCGACCCGGCTTCTAGCCCAGCCCCGGCCGGGCCCTGGTAGTACCCGCTCCCAAACGGGTTGGTGGCCGTGCCCGCCAAGAGGCTCGCCAGGTTGATCACCATCCCGTCAACCCCCACGTCACCGTTCGGCGCTGCCAGCGCGGCCGTCTGCGGCCCGTACACCGGCTGGTGGAAAGGCCACGCGCATTGCCCTGGGCACTGAGTCTCCGAGTTCCCAACCCATATGTACGCAAATTTGTAATTCTTGCCGTTAATCCGCCCGCTCTTGGAAGACCCGTGGGTCCCGCAGCGGCTCATGCAAAACCCATCGACGGCGACGTCGGCCGCCGTCAACACCACGTTGACTGCGTTCCGGCGACCGCCCCGTGAGGCGAGATTGACGATCTGTTTCTGGGTGAGGGTTTTTCCGAGAGAGTATTTGTCGTCGAGGATTTGGGAGccgagggagagggagagagaggggttgGATTTGGCGAGGCGGTAGTATTTCTGGGTGGTCTTCCACCACGTGGCAACCGAGGGTTGGGCCTGAGGtggagaggaggaggagagagaggtGATGAAGTCGGTGATTATGGCGCGCTGTGAAGGCTTGAAGTTGCCGTACCAGATGAGATTGACGGAGATCTTGCCGGAGATGAGAGGGCCGTTGTGGTAGTGGAGGAGCGTGGCCTGGTGCTGAGCCAACTGGGAGAGTTGCCTTGCAGCGAAGGAGAgctggaagagagagagaagaaagaaggcgAGAGGAAGAGGAATGAAGGAGGGATGAGTGGAACTGGAAGCCATTTTTTCTGGATGAAGAAAAGGGAATCCCTCACTCAGATTTGTGAATTGTGAGTGACGGAGAAGGCAACGACGCTATGGGcgatatttatatagaaatagaGGGCCAGCCCCTTCTGGGTTCTGATGTTTTTGAGTTAAAATAATTTCTGATCTGAATTCTGAAGTGGAGTGGGAGTGAGTGTGCTACTCCGAGTAATAAAGCCCGGCCCATAAATCaccaatagaaaaaaaaaaaaacacagaaaCGGTCTAGAGTGAATGACGAAAATGTCCTCGGAACACAGGGACAGTGGAATCCGAGGGAGACAGCCTGGACTCTGCTGACTGCAGGTACTGACAGCAAGAGAGAGCCACTCCCAGCTGGCATTCAGTCTAGATAatactttttattaaataataaaaatatatataataaatattaacatttatatttttttattatttaataaaaatatatcatctccaatctaaataaataaataatattattcttctAATTAACTGCTATTTgttgtatattttgttttattgttattaaaatttgtatactcttaattaaaaaaagtaacATAAATTAACAAGTTCACttttataaaagtaaataattaaaaaatattatttagacacaTTTAAATAAGGCTTTGGTCAAATAATATTCTATTTCCCGTTGAAAGTCAAATAAATGGTGAGGTTTGATTTTTTGCTCGTGAATCAAGGAGATAAGATTGGCAGCTAGCTTGCTCCAGCATGAATTGCTCGTGATCCGTTCTATGAGAGACGCGTCACGCGGGGTTAGTGGGGGGCAACGCAAGCTGGATCAAGCCTTCTTTTTCACCCTCACAGCTGTATCGCCACGTCATCCTTTCACCCGCACCCATGTTGCCActtgttattaaaaatattcgttcatgtattttatttttaatattgataaaaatattgtgcttacaatttttttattaattaaaaaattatttaagtattaaaaaataaaatatattaaatacacattaataaatttaaatcctaTTATAATTTGTGTGAAAAATAGTTAACAAGCATAGCATCCTGTAGATATCAAAGTTGGATGGATAACATCTATAAGAATAGCCTGCAATTTTCAAACACCAATTTGAAACGCCCGCCCGGGGGCCCCCACTCCCGGGTTTGTTTTTTAAAAGGTTTGAGGAAAACAAGGCGTCCAGTTGTTTGCAACGGGCATATGATATGCCCCGGGAGTAGAGTAGAGGaagcctgcctgcctgcctgcctacAAAGGGTAGCAGAGAGAGATCTCGAAAGCGTGTCTGGTGTGGTGTGGTGTGGTGTGGTGCGGTGCGATGTGGGGGTAGGTGCAAGTGCAACGCAGCTGGACATTATCACTGCTATTGCTAATTTGCTAATTAATGTCTGATGCTGCTGCCTTTGATCCGTCATTTTCAGACATTTCCTTTACTAATTAACAATGTTTAATTGCAGTTGGCAGTTGCTTGCTGCCATTCCAATCTACTAAGCCCCCACCATCCCTACCTAATCCATATTTtatacttattaattaattaatactcaAGATGCTAAAACATCGATCCTGGTTGGCTATTGCTTATTGCCTATTGCTCACCAAATAAAGGAAACAATCCCACCTTATTCGtgtttttaacataaaaatagtatatatatatatttaatgaaataacGTTACAGGAAATAATTACCACATATAAatgaagggaagggaagggtcTGAATCTGGGTAAATCACACTAAAGGTCACAAAATTTTGGTGTTCTTTtcaatttgatcactaaacttcaatttcttgtaaagtgataacaaaattttaaaatattttgcaatgtGATCACTAAAGTAATTTTTTGATAGTTCTTAATTCAAATTGCTGACGTGACGATGATATGGCGCTGACGTAGCACGATGATGTGGCCATTGTCACATCAACATTTTTGGTaagaaattgtcaaaaaattactttagtgaccatatcacaaaatattttaaagattaGTGATCATTTTGCaaagaattgaagtttagtgatcaaattataaaagacattaaaattttgtgactttTAACGTGATTTATCTGTCTGAATATGGTCATGCATATTTAggttttaataaattaatatatatatatatattttgatttgatttgactGTTGCCAAATCAAGGGCAACTGTGACTCCTGGATCTCGGATTTGGGAGTCAAATATTACAGAGAAGGTCCAAATGGTCTCGCTGGCAACCACTTTAGGGTTGGagcaaattaaaaaacaaaattgaaagtgAACACAATATTATTGAACAAcattgaatttttctttttttaaataaaaacaaaaaagctgaacacaagatatcaaaaaataaaattgagaattGAAATCTATGTCAAACCaaccataatattttttttagtactaattgttattattattttttagtttataaatatgtggTTTTTTCATGAACATAAATATGTGGTTTTGGAAATGGAAAGTGGTGGGGAGATATACACTAGCAAGAAAGCGATCATATATTTAGAGTTGGACGGAGATAGACATTGGGGTGGTGGCGCAGTTGGCTAGCGCGTAGGTCTCATAGCTTCTGAGTGATCCTGAGGTCGAGAGTTCGAGCCTCTCTCACCCCATTCtagttttttatgtttttgcagtagaagtaaaaataaatatcactgCTCTAACATGTATGCTACATTTCCAAATGCTTGGAATCTGACACAGCCGACGCCAAGCCCACAGGCCACACTTAAAATCCACACTACCCAGTAGCCCAAACATCACTGACCGGGCTTGCTGAAGACGTAATATTTGTGGGCTTCTCAGGCCTTAGTGTTCATAAAGGAAGATACTCGGATTTGCCACCACTACTTAATATTATGTTGATATTTGGTACTCGTGATATTGTCAACTTCCTAATACTCTTTTATCAccatcttttataattttttatctttgacTTGTCATCATCGTGATTAATTCATTTTATCACTCTCAACAAATTTAAGACATTTCTTTATTCATACATCAACATGTTATTGGCATACAATATAGTGGCATGAGTGGGTTTAGttgaagagagagaggcagttCTTGAATTTGGTGACGGGGGATGAGATAAGGGTGCTTGTAAAGTAGTAATTGTAACAAACTTAATTTGTCAAGGTGGGTGTGGTCCTGGAAAAATGTTGGCGAGGACCCATTTGGATGGAGAAACTGCAGTGCCCTCACAcccatacatacatgcatatggACACAAAAATGGCGAGTTATGATTGGAAATTTTTGGGGGAGAAAGTGACATAAAGTGATATTGGAGGAGACAAGAGAAGATGGGATTTAATGGAAGCCATGTCGAGCCAAACTAACTTGAATTGACATCCATGCCTTGCGTAATCTCATCTACAATAGTCCCTTTGTCTCTTCCAAATCAAATGATATTCATTGGGGTTCAAGTACTTTCAAATGCGTTTTACCCCTGAAGTACAATATGCATAAATccattaaatgatttttttttttaacttagaattttAATGACAATTTCATTAAcatttgtaaattttattaactatttttgaataattttctttataaatatttaagtaaGTTTCTAagcttaataaaaaattaaataaaaactataGGTTAAAGTAAATAtcatgtatgtttcttttaattatccCTTGTAACAAATCTTGCTTTCAAAGGGCATGTTTAATTCTCCTATCAGTTTTTAATGGTTCAAATCTTGCTCTTTGATCTATcgatacattattatttttttactctttCACTCACTCGAGCGTCAGAGTGTTTACAGGTGTTAACCGCACCACGGACGGATATGTCGCCAGAGCCCGCTTCTGCTATTACGATCCCATCTCCAACAGCTCTCTTTGGTCAAGAAAGAACATATGTCGCTCTCTTTGGTCAAGAAGGAACATATGGCGCTCAATGTGGGGATTGGTAAAACTTATCTACTCCATAATCTCACTAGAGCCTTTCAAGCCAACCCCATCACCTTACCATGGGTAAACCAGAAGCGCTCTTGCCCAAGAGCCAAACGACGCCGACCATCTCCCACAAAACCCAACTGTCATAAAAGTCCTTCTCTAGATTGTCCAATAACTCTAGACCCAAGTTGCTCAGTTGATCCGAAATTAGCAGCGCAACCAACTCAACGAGCAAGTTGACTACGACGTAGAAGGTAGTCTCAACCAATACCATCAAGCCACCCACACCCCTATTCCCCTGCTTTCCACGTCCTTGTATTCCTCAAGTCATCATTTATTAGAGTTCATCATGACCGTCCTTTTACCCGAATGGTAAAAGGAAGTGGGGCCAAAATCATTCTAAAATGACCTGACGAGCTGACACTTAAACAGTCTTTTCGTTTCAACTTCAAGGCAACCAACAACCAAGCGAAGTATGAGGCTCTCATAGCCGGGTTAAACTTAGCAAAGGAAATGGGAGAGTCCCAATTGATTGCCAAGAGCGACTCCCAGCTGGTAACCAACCAAGTCAAGGGTGAATTCCAGATAAAAGAACCGCAACTCGGTCGATACTTCAACAAGGTCAAAACCTTAGCCGAATCATTTGACTATTTCCAAATTGAATATATTCCTAGAGAACAATACGTGCAAGCGGATTTGCTTTCAAAGCTCGCCAGCACCAAGAAACCCGGGAACAACCAATCGGTCATATAAGAGGCCTTGGACTTACCCACTGTTGACCTCCCCGACACATAAGTAGTGAAAGCAACACTAAAATTCTGGTGAGCCCTCATCATCTGATTCCTACAAGAAATGACGCTCCCTGCCAATGCTGAAGAGGCCAAGAAGCTTAAAAGGTCAGCTTGCTACTTTACTTTACTCGGGAACAAACTGTATAGAAGAGGCTATTCCACATCGCTCCTTAAGTGTGTCAACTTCAATCAATTCACATACATCATGACCAAGGTACACGAAGGGGTATGTGGAGGCCACCTCAATAGACGATCCCTGTCAACAAATGTACTAAGAGCTGGATACCATTGGCCAACAATGAAAAGCGATTGCTTAGCCTACGTAAAACGCTATGATAAGTGTCAAAGGTTTGTAAACGCACATCATTCCTCGCCAAATGAGCTCCACAATCTTAGTAGTCCTCGACTATTTTACAAATAGGGGATAAACATCCTCAAGCCCTTCCCGATCGTAACAGGACAACTCAAGTTCATGGTGGTAGTAGTCTATTACTTCACCAAGTAGATCGAGGCTGAGCCCTTGGCTACTATCACCGCTGAAAGAATCCGGAGATTTATTTGGAAGAATATCGTCTATCGATACAACTTCCCTGGAGTGTTGAGTTTAGACAATGGCACTTAGTTCACCAGCAGCAAACTCCAGAACTTATGCCAAGAGCTCGGCATCCGCCAAGTCTTCACCTCAGTCATTCACCCTCAAACAAACGACTAAGTAGAAGCCGCCAACAAAGTCATCTTAGCTGGCCTAAAAAAACGACTCGAGGGCGCCAAGGATGCATGGCCAAAAGAACTTCCCATGGTGTTCTGGTCACACCACACCACAACTCAGACCTCAACCATAGAAACGCTTTTTCGACTCACTTACGGGTTAGAGGTCATGATCTCGATCAAGATTGAGGAACCCAACCCTAGGCGACAGCATTTTCGAGAAGACACCAACAATGAAAAACAGCGAGTCAACCTCGTTCTTATCTAGGAGATCTGAGACCAGGCCCAAATTCATGAACAGACTACAAAGCAAAGAGTGGCTtagaaatacaacaaaaaggttCAACCCATATGATTTCAAGAGAGGGACCT from Diospyros lotus cultivar Yz01 chromosome 4, ASM1463336v1, whole genome shotgun sequence includes the following:
- the LOC127798808 gene encoding protein PHOSPHATE-INDUCED 1-like, with product MASSSTHPSFIPLPLAFFLLSLFQLSFAARQLSQLAQHQATLLHYHNGPLISGKISVNLIWYGNFKPSQRAIITDFITSLSSSSPPQAQPSVATWWKTTQKYYRLAKSNPSLSLSLGSQILDDKYSLGKTLTQKQIVNLASRGGRRNAVNVVLTAADVAVDGFCMSRCGTHGSSKSGRINGKNYKFAYIWVGNSETQCPGQCAWPFHQPVYGPQTAALAAPNGDVGVDGMVINLASLLAGTATNPFGSGYYQGPAGAGLEAGSACAGLYGKGAYPGYAGELLVDPATGGSYNAHGANGRKYLVPALYDPTTTSCSTLV